The following proteins come from a genomic window of Meleagris gallopavo isolate NT-WF06-2002-E0010 breed Aviagen turkey brand Nicholas breeding stock chromosome Z, Turkey_5.1, whole genome shotgun sequence:
- the LOC104915007 gene encoding probable global transcription activator SNF2L2 gives MEEEVRLKKRKRRRNVDKDSGKEDGEKAKKRRGRPPAEKLSPNPPKLTKQMNAIIDTVINYKDSSGRQLSEVFIQLTSRKELPEYYELIRKPVDFKKIKERIRNHKYRSLGDLEKDVMLLCHNAQTFNLEGSQIYEDSIVLQSVFKSARQKIAKEEESEDESNDDEDDDDEEESESESKSVKVKIKLTKKDEKSREKGKGKKRQSRAKAKPVVSDDDSDEDQDENDQSEASGSDDE, from the exons atggaagaggaagTCCGGCTTAAAAAGCGGAAGAGACGAAGAAATGTGGATAAGGATTCTGGGAAGGAGGATGGAGAGAAAGCTaagaaaagaagaggcagaCCTCCTGCAGAGAAATTATCACCTAACCCACCCAAACTGACAAAACAAATGAATGCCATCATTGATACAGTGATAAACTACAAAGACAG TTCTGGACGACAGCTAAGTGAAGTCTTCATTCAGCTCACATCGAGAAAAGAACTACCAGAGTATTATGAATTGATTAGGAAACCAGTGGATTTCAAAAAAATTAAG GAAAGAATTCGCAACCATAAATATCGGAGTCTTGGGGATTTGGAGAAGGATGTCATGTTGCTGTGTCACAATGCTCAGACATTCAATCTGGAGGGATCACAG ATCTATGAGGATTCCATTGTTCTTCAGTCTGTGTTCAAAAGTGCACGACAGAAGATTgccaaagaagaagaaagtgagGATGAAAGCAatgatgatgaagatgatgatgatgaagaggAGTCAGAGTCGGAAT CAAAATCTGTGAAAGTCAAAATCAAACTGActaaaaaggatgaaaaaagtCGGGAGAAAGGAAAGGGCAAGAAGAGGCAAAGCCGAGCAAAAGCCAAACCTGTTGTGAGTGATGATGATAGTGATGAGGATCAAGATGAAAAT GACCAGTCGGAAGCAAGCGGAAGTGATGATGAGTGA